One genomic region from Microcella humidisoli encodes:
- the pth gene encoding aminoacyl-tRNA hydrolase, with protein sequence MVGLFRRDAAPSSSAAADTWLVAGLGNPGPEYAGNRHNVGAMVLDELARRIGARFGRHRTTTMLGEGRLRPGGPKLVLARPLSYMNTSGGPVSSAAAYFGIPPERVIVIHDDLDLPFETIKLKADGGHGGQNGVRDVIKALGTPDFVRVRVGIGRPPGRQDAADYVLRDFGAAEKTRLPFVLDDAADAVELIVEQGLLAAQQKVHAPRA encoded by the coding sequence GTGGTCGGATTGTTCCGCCGCGATGCGGCCCCTTCGTCGTCGGCGGCCGCCGACACCTGGCTCGTCGCGGGCCTCGGCAACCCCGGGCCCGAGTACGCGGGCAACCGCCACAACGTCGGCGCGATGGTGCTCGACGAGCTCGCCCGGCGCATCGGCGCGCGCTTCGGCCGCCACCGCACGACGACGATGCTCGGCGAGGGGCGCCTGCGGCCGGGCGGACCCAAGCTCGTGCTCGCGCGGCCGCTCAGCTACATGAACACCTCGGGCGGGCCCGTCTCGAGCGCGGCCGCCTACTTCGGCATTCCGCCCGAGCGTGTCATCGTCATCCACGACGACCTCGACCTGCCCTTCGAGACCATCAAGCTCAAGGCCGACGGCGGGCACGGCGGCCAGAACGGCGTGCGCGACGTCATCAAGGCGCTCGGCACCCCCGACTTCGTGCGGGTGCGCGTCGGCATCGGCCGCCCGCCCGGGCGGCAGGACGCCGCCGACTACGTGCTGCGTGACTTCGGAGCCGCCGAGAAGACCCGTCTGCCCTTCGTGCTCGACGACGCGGCCGATGCGGTCGAGCTCATCGTCGAGCAGGGCCTGCTCGCCGCGCAGCAGAAGGTGCACGCCCCCCGTGCCTGA
- a CDS encoding putative immunity protein, translated as MNSPAGDFELTLDELRVVVRYVAESAQEILPFFEDACPDDGRPRAAVDAAWVFIDGARRTNLQRVAAFDAHRAAAAAPTESARLAAQAAGDAAAAAYLHPIAKGHQVGHILRAAANAACIAEHESGDGPAASAQVLARALERADAVLVDVLSRYPRAPRGRSRAAHLMVDLDELLRGTR; from the coding sequence ATGAATTCGCCAGCCGGTGACTTCGAGCTCACCCTCGATGAGTTGCGCGTCGTCGTTCGCTACGTCGCGGAGTCCGCCCAGGAGATCCTGCCGTTCTTCGAGGACGCCTGCCCCGATGATGGGCGTCCGCGTGCGGCCGTTGACGCAGCGTGGGTGTTTATCGATGGAGCGCGGCGAACGAATCTCCAGCGCGTCGCGGCGTTCGACGCTCATCGCGCCGCCGCAGCCGCACCCACCGAGTCCGCGCGATTGGCAGCTCAAGCGGCAGGCGATGCCGCTGCTGCCGCCTACCTCCACCCGATCGCCAAAGGGCACCAGGTGGGTCACATCCTTCGCGCGGCCGCTAACGCTGCGTGCATCGCTGAACACGAGAGCGGCGATGGTCCGGCCGCGTCGGCGCAGGTTCTCGCGCGTGCGCTCGAGCGTGCTGACGCGGTACTCGTGGATGTTCTGAGCCGCTACCCGCGAGCGCCGAGGGGCAGAAGCCGCGCTGCCCACCTCATGGTCGACCTCGACGAGTTGTTGCGCGGAACGCGGTGA
- a CDS encoding 50S ribosomal protein L25/general stress protein Ctc — protein sequence MADENKLSAGKRTSFGKGAARKLRAAGHIPAVIYGHGGEPQHVTLPAHETALLLRKSNVVVTLDIEGSKELVLVKDVQKDPVRQIIEHVDLIVVRKGEKVTVDVAVHVEGDSFPGTIVVVDHNTLSVEAEATHIPSSLTVSVEGLTDGTQIHAGDVELPKGTTLVTDAGALVLAITTPAGSSADDEAVEALAAAASEASTAAAEAAEAE from the coding sequence ATGGCTGACGAGAACAAGCTCAGCGCCGGCAAGCGCACGTCCTTCGGCAAGGGCGCGGCCCGCAAGCTGCGCGCCGCCGGCCACATCCCGGCCGTCATCTACGGTCACGGCGGCGAGCCGCAGCACGTGACCCTTCCCGCCCACGAGACCGCGCTGCTGCTGCGCAAGTCGAACGTCGTCGTGACGCTCGACATCGAGGGCAGCAAGGAGCTCGTGCTCGTCAAGGACGTGCAGAAGGACCCGGTGCGCCAGATCATCGAGCACGTCGACCTCATCGTCGTGCGCAAGGGCGAGAAGGTCACCGTCGATGTCGCGGTGCACGTCGAGGGCGACTCGTTCCCCGGCACCATCGTCGTCGTCGACCACAACACGCTCTCGGTCGAGGCCGAGGCCACGCACATCCCCTCGTCGCTCACCGTCTCGGTCGAGGGTCTGACCGACGGCACGCAGATCCACGCCGGCGATGTCGAGCTTCCGAAGGGCACGACGCTCGTCACCGACGCGGGTGCCCTCGTGCTCGCGATCACGACACCGGCCGGCTCGTCGGCCGACGACGAGGCCGTGGAGGCGCTCGCCGCAGCCGCGTCGGAGGCATCGACCGCTGCTGCCGAGGCCGCCGAGGCCGAGTAG
- a CDS encoding ribose-phosphate diphosphokinase, producing MASIKITGQKRLVIVSGRAHPALAHDVAEYLQTDVVHTDARTFANGEIYARYDESVRGCDAFVIQSHAAPINEWLMEQLIMVDALKRASAKRITVVAPFYPYARQDKKGRGREPISARLVADLFKAAGADRIMSVDLHAAQIQGFFDGPVDHLFAMPVLLEHFRSQLDPETLTVVSPDMGRVRVADIWSDKLGAPLAIIHKRRDPLVPNQVSVHEIVGEVEGRVCLLVDDMIDTGRTIVKAAEALKKAGATGVVVAATHAVFSDPAFEILQHESVDRVVVTDTLPIPDEKRWDRLTVLPIAPLIARAIHEVFDDGSVTSMFDGAA from the coding sequence GTGGCCAGCATCAAGATCACCGGCCAGAAGCGCCTCGTCATCGTGTCGGGTCGGGCGCACCCCGCGCTCGCGCACGACGTCGCCGAGTACCTGCAGACCGACGTCGTGCACACCGACGCCCGCACCTTCGCCAACGGCGAGATCTACGCGCGCTACGACGAGAGCGTGCGCGGCTGCGACGCCTTCGTCATCCAGTCGCATGCGGCGCCCATCAACGAGTGGCTCATGGAGCAGCTCATCATGGTCGACGCCCTCAAGCGCGCCTCGGCCAAGCGCATCACGGTCGTCGCGCCCTTCTACCCCTACGCCCGGCAAGACAAGAAGGGCCGCGGCCGCGAGCCCATCTCGGCCCGCCTCGTCGCCGACCTGTTCAAGGCGGCCGGCGCCGACCGCATCATGAGCGTCGACCTCCACGCCGCGCAGATCCAGGGCTTCTTCGACGGACCCGTCGACCACCTGTTTGCGATGCCCGTGCTGCTCGAGCACTTCCGCTCGCAGCTCGACCCCGAGACCCTCACGGTCGTGTCGCCCGACATGGGCCGCGTGCGCGTCGCCGACATCTGGAGCGACAAGCTCGGCGCCCCCCTCGCGATCATCCACAAGCGCCGCGACCCGCTCGTGCCCAACCAGGTCTCGGTGCATGAGATCGTCGGCGAGGTCGAGGGCCGCGTGTGCCTGCTCGTCGACGACATGATCGACACCGGTCGCACGATCGTGAAGGCCGCCGAGGCGCTCAAGAAGGCGGGCGCCACGGGCGTCGTCGTCGCCGCGACGCACGCGGTGTTCAGCGACCCGGCCTTCGAGATTCTGCAGCACGAGTCGGTCGACCGCGTCGTCGTCACCGACACCCTGCCGATCCCCGACGAGAAGCGCTGGGACCGCCTGACGGTGCTGCCGATCGCCCCGCTCATCGCGCGCGCCATCCACGAGGTGTTCGACGACGGGTCGGTCACCTCGATGTTCGACGGCGCCGCCTAA
- a CDS encoding L-serine ammonia-lyase, giving the protein MSIPVALATPLAERAFISALDLFKVGIGPSSSHTVGPLRAASAFVDGLGDRLDQVASVECVLFGSLGSTGVGHGTPGAVLAGLSGLAVETVTRDDVERVVADADRGMLRLGGTHLITIVPTVDAVPGAVRATGATSAAEAPSSSDGAASGAAGAPTAAAWLRFAPRELKPRHPNALSLTARDATGAVLAEETYYSVGGGFVERDGDDAGEAGAVEVPYRFDTADELLRLCREHGLTIAQLARANEAAVRGEAATSAALRTIARAMDDCIDAGLSSTGILPGGLKVPRRAAAMADNLRALDAAAERDCSLEWLQAYAIAVNEENAAGGRVVTAPTNGAAGIIPAVMRHALDVIRVADADVAREEFLLVAAVMGGLIKSNASISGAEAGCQGEVGSAASMAAAGFAHLLGATNEQIENAAEIAMEHSLGLTCDPVAGLVQMPCIERNAIGAGKAVAAARMAMHGDGTHLISFDTVVQTMRQTGDDMSRKYKETSEGGLAVNYVEC; this is encoded by the coding sequence GTGAGCATCCCCGTAGCCCTCGCCACCCCGCTCGCCGAGCGTGCGTTCATCTCGGCCCTCGACCTGTTCAAGGTCGGCATCGGGCCGTCGAGCTCGCACACGGTCGGCCCGCTGCGCGCGGCGAGCGCCTTCGTCGACGGGCTGGGCGACCGGCTCGACCAGGTGGCGAGCGTCGAGTGCGTGCTGTTCGGCTCGCTCGGCTCGACGGGCGTCGGCCACGGAACCCCCGGCGCGGTGCTCGCCGGCCTGAGCGGTCTGGCGGTCGAGACGGTCACGCGCGACGACGTCGAGCGCGTGGTCGCCGACGCCGATCGCGGGATGCTGCGCCTCGGCGGCACGCACCTCATCACGATCGTGCCGACGGTCGACGCGGTGCCCGGCGCGGTGCGGGCCACGGGGGCGACCTCCGCAGCCGAGGCCCCGAGCTCCTCGGACGGCGCGGCCAGCGGCGCGGCCGGCGCGCCGACCGCGGCCGCATGGCTGCGCTTCGCTCCGCGCGAGCTCAAGCCGCGGCATCCGAACGCCCTGAGCCTCACGGCGCGCGACGCGACCGGCGCGGTGCTCGCCGAGGAGACCTACTACTCGGTCGGCGGCGGCTTCGTCGAGCGCGACGGCGACGATGCGGGGGAGGCGGGTGCGGTCGAGGTGCCGTACCGCTTCGACACGGCCGACGAGCTGCTGCGCCTGTGCCGCGAGCACGGGCTCACGATCGCGCAGCTCGCGCGCGCCAACGAGGCCGCCGTGCGCGGCGAGGCGGCGACGAGCGCGGCGCTGCGCACGATCGCGCGGGCGATGGACGACTGCATCGACGCGGGGCTGTCGAGCACGGGCATCCTGCCCGGAGGCCTCAAGGTCCCGCGCCGGGCGGCCGCGATGGCCGACAACCTGCGGGCGCTCGACGCCGCGGCCGAGCGCGACTGCTCGCTCGAATGGCTGCAGGCCTACGCGATCGCCGTCAACGAGGAGAATGCCGCGGGTGGGCGCGTCGTGACGGCGCCGACGAACGGGGCCGCGGGCATCATCCCGGCCGTCATGCGGCACGCGCTCGACGTGATCCGCGTGGCCGACGCCGATGTCGCGCGGGAGGAGTTCCTGCTCGTCGCGGCGGTCATGGGCGGGCTCATCAAGTCGAACGCGAGCATCTCGGGGGCGGAAGCGGGGTGCCAGGGCGAGGTCGGCTCCGCCGCATCCATGGCCGCCGCGGGGTTTGCCCACTTGCTCGGCGCGACCAACGAGCAGATCGAGAACGCCGCCGAGATCGCTATGGAGCACTCGCTCGGCCTCACGTGCGACCCCGTGGCGGGCCTCGTGCAGATGCCGTGCATCGAGCGCAACGCGATCGGCGCGGGCAAGGCCGTGGCAGCCGCCCGCATGGCGATGCACGGCGACGGCACGCACCTCATCAGCTTCGACACCGTCGTACAGACGATGCGGCAGACGGGCGACGACATGTCGCGCAAGTACAAGGAGACGAGCGAGGGCGGCCTCGCCGTCAACTACGTCGAGTGCTGA
- a CDS encoding gluconokinase: MTPHPPTVVVLMGVSGAGKTTVGLAAAARAGVTFLDADALHPEANVAKMAAGTPLDDSDRAPWLDAVAAALVAEAPCILACSALRAAYRDRLRVDAPLARFVLLDLDRAALERRLAAREGHFMPAALLDSQLATLEPPAAHEGVLVLDAERSVDELAAAVAALLVPRVD; encoded by the coding sequence GTGACCCCACACCCGCCCACCGTCGTCGTGCTGATGGGGGTCTCGGGCGCGGGCAAGACCACGGTCGGTCTTGCCGCGGCGGCGCGCGCGGGCGTGACGTTCCTCGATGCCGATGCGCTGCATCCCGAGGCGAATGTCGCGAAGATGGCGGCTGGCACGCCTCTCGACGACTCCGACCGCGCCCCCTGGCTCGACGCGGTCGCGGCTGCCCTCGTCGCCGAGGCCCCCTGCATCCTGGCGTGCAGCGCCCTGCGCGCGGCCTACCGCGACCGGTTGCGGGTGGATGCTCCGCTCGCCCGCTTCGTCCTGCTCGACCTCGATCGGGCGGCGCTCGAACGCCGGCTCGCCGCCCGCGAGGGCCACTTCATGCCCGCGGCGCTGCTCGACTCGCAGCTCGCGACGCTCGAGCCCCCGGCCGCGCACGAGGGCGTGCTCGTGCTCGACGCCGAGCGCTCCGTCGACGAGCTGGCGGCCGCCGTCGCGGCCCTGCTCGTGCCTCGGGTAGACTGA
- a CDS encoding SRPBCC family protein produces MPNQLLLRERVARTVAEVMAVAADVRRLPEWAAGFASGIQRDESVADGSAWIVDAPFGRVRAVFAVDVERGILDHDVTMPDGSTVHNRLRVEPAPNGCELVFTLVRQPGMDDAALAADAAAVADDLRRLRALCERMDA; encoded by the coding sequence ATGCCGAACCAGCTGCTCCTTCGCGAGCGGGTCGCCCGCACGGTCGCCGAGGTCATGGCGGTGGCGGCCGACGTTCGCCGACTTCCCGAGTGGGCGGCGGGGTTCGCCTCGGGCATTCAGCGCGACGAGTCCGTCGCCGACGGCAGCGCCTGGATCGTGGATGCTCCGTTCGGGCGGGTGCGAGCGGTATTCGCCGTGGATGTCGAGCGGGGCATCCTGGATCATGACGTGACGATGCCGGACGGCTCGACCGTGCACAACCGCCTCCGCGTCGAGCCCGCCCCCAACGGCTGCGAGCTCGTCTTCACGCTCGTGCGGCAGCCCGGCATGGACGACGCCGCGCTGGCCGCCGATGCCGCGGCCGTGGCGGACGACCTGCGCCGACTGCGCGCGCTGTGCGAGAGGATGGACGCATGA
- the glmU gene encoding bifunctional UDP-N-acetylglucosamine diphosphorylase/glucosamine-1-phosphate N-acetyltransferase GlmU: MTDSQLAVVVLAAGAGTRMKSQTPKVLHLLAGVPLVGHVLATARALEPAHVIAVVRHERDRVAEAIAALDAHAIIADQDEIPGTGRAVEAALAALPADFDGEVLVVSGDVPLLDAGTLAELLAEHRSRAAAATVLSAVLDDAAGYGRIVRGSDGALDRIVEQKDASVDEQALTEVNSGTYVFSVAPLRQKLALVSTDNAAQEKYLTDVIGLLRGDGHAVEALPAGQSWLVAGVNDRVQLADAALRLNAMIVRGWQLAGVTISDPASVWIDRTVTLDEDVEVLPGTQLKGATAIARGAVVGPDTTLTDCEVGPDARVSRTDGTLAVIGAGASVGPFAYLRPGTVIGENGKVGTFVETKNSTLGRGAKVPHLSYIGDTTVGEGTNIGAGTITANYDGVAKHRTEVGSHARTGSHNVFVAPVRIGDGAYTGAGTVVRKDVPAGALAVNVAPQRNVERWVAAHRSGTASAAAAAAASTPQSETDGGADGTAPDPA; this comes from the coding sequence ATGACCGACTCGCAGCTCGCCGTCGTGGTGCTCGCCGCCGGTGCGGGCACCCGCATGAAGTCGCAGACGCCGAAGGTGCTGCACCTGCTCGCCGGAGTGCCGCTCGTCGGGCACGTGCTCGCGACGGCCCGTGCACTCGAGCCCGCGCACGTCATCGCCGTGGTGCGTCACGAGCGCGACCGGGTCGCCGAGGCGATCGCGGCGCTGGATGCTCACGCGATCATCGCCGACCAAGACGAGATTCCCGGCACCGGTCGGGCGGTCGAGGCGGCGCTCGCCGCACTGCCGGCCGACTTCGACGGCGAGGTGCTCGTGGTCTCGGGTGACGTTCCGTTGCTCGACGCCGGCACGCTCGCCGAGTTGCTCGCCGAGCACCGGAGTCGCGCGGCGGCGGCGACCGTGCTGAGCGCGGTGCTCGACGACGCTGCCGGGTACGGCCGCATCGTGCGCGGCAGTGATGGCGCCCTCGACCGCATCGTCGAGCAGAAAGACGCGAGCGTCGACGAGCAGGCGCTCACCGAGGTCAACTCGGGCACCTACGTCTTCAGCGTCGCTCCGCTGCGGCAGAAGCTCGCGCTCGTGTCGACCGACAACGCCGCGCAGGAGAAGTACCTGACCGACGTCATCGGGCTGCTGCGCGGCGACGGCCACGCGGTCGAAGCGCTGCCCGCCGGGCAGAGCTGGCTCGTCGCCGGTGTCAACGACCGCGTGCAGCTCGCCGACGCGGCGCTGCGGCTCAACGCGATGATCGTGCGCGGCTGGCAGCTCGCGGGCGTCACCATCAGCGACCCCGCGAGCGTGTGGATCGACCGCACCGTCACCCTCGACGAAGACGTCGAGGTGCTGCCGGGCACCCAGCTGAAGGGCGCCACGGCGATCGCGCGCGGCGCCGTCGTCGGCCCCGACACGACCCTCACCGACTGCGAGGTCGGGCCGGATGCGCGCGTGAGCCGCACCGACGGAACGCTCGCCGTGATCGGCGCGGGCGCATCCGTCGGCCCGTTCGCCTACCTGCGCCCCGGCACCGTGATCGGCGAGAACGGCAAGGTCGGCACCTTCGTCGAGACGAAGAACTCCACGCTCGGCCGCGGCGCCAAAGTGCCGCACCTGTCGTACATCGGCGACACGACCGTCGGCGAGGGCACGAACATCGGCGCGGGCACGATCACCGCCAACTACGACGGCGTCGCCAAGCACCGCACCGAGGTGGGTTCGCACGCGCGAACAGGCTCGCACAACGTCTTCGTCGCCCCCGTTAGGATTGGCGACGGAGCGTACACGGGAGCAGGAACGGTCGTCCGCAAAGACGTGCCGGCCGGGGCCCTCGCGGTGAACGTCGCCCCGCAGCGCAACGTCGAGCGCTGGGTGGCGGCCCACCGCTCGGGAACAGCGTCGGCCGCGGCGGCAGCGGCCGCATCCACCCCCCAGAGCGAGACGGATGGCGGCGCCGACGGCACCGCTCCCGACCCGGCGTAA
- a CDS encoding transaminase: MISIDRTRLAELTEREQQAFIAARPKSKAAYERAEHLFGRVPMTWMNKKSGAFPIYLDRAHGNRVWDIDGHEYIDFALGDTGSMAGHSNPVVVEAITRRAGELGGLVTMLPTEDAEWVGAELSRRFTMDRWSFSLTATDANRWAIRLVRAITGKPKIVFHSYCYHGSVDESLVVVGPDGESMSRPGNVGAPVDVTETSRAAEYNDLPGLERALAHGDVAAVLIEPALTNIGIVLPEPGYLEGVRALTRQYDALLIIDETHTFSAGPGGMTQAYNLEPDLVVIGKSIGGGIPTGAYGLSAEFAERALARTDLDLVDMGGVGGTLAGNPLSVAAMRATLEHVLTDEAFAHMIDTATYFTDGVNELFDRYDLPWAINQLGARAEYRFARPYPINGTLAAEAADGELEDFLHLFLVNRGIMLTPFHNMALMAPMTSRADVDAHHEVFEAAIRDLLDV; the protein is encoded by the coding sequence ATGATCAGCATCGATCGCACCCGCCTGGCCGAGCTCACCGAGCGCGAGCAGCAGGCCTTCATCGCCGCCCGCCCGAAGTCGAAAGCGGCGTACGAGCGCGCCGAGCACCTCTTCGGCCGCGTGCCGATGACCTGGATGAACAAGAAGTCGGGTGCCTTCCCGATCTACCTCGACCGCGCCCACGGCAACCGCGTGTGGGACATCGACGGGCACGAGTACATCGACTTCGCCCTCGGCGACACGGGCTCGATGGCCGGGCACTCGAACCCCGTGGTCGTCGAGGCGATCACGCGCCGCGCCGGCGAGCTCGGCGGCCTCGTGACGATGCTGCCGACCGAAGACGCAGAGTGGGTCGGGGCCGAGCTGTCGCGCCGCTTCACGATGGACCGCTGGAGCTTCTCGCTGACGGCGACGGATGCGAATCGCTGGGCGATTCGACTCGTGCGCGCCATCACCGGAAAGCCGAAGATCGTCTTCCACTCGTACTGCTACCACGGATCGGTCGACGAGTCGCTCGTCGTCGTCGGGCCCGACGGCGAGAGCATGTCGCGCCCCGGCAACGTCGGCGCCCCCGTCGATGTCACGGAGACGTCGCGCGCCGCGGAGTACAACGACCTGCCGGGCCTCGAGCGCGCACTCGCGCACGGTGACGTCGCCGCGGTGCTCATCGAGCCCGCGCTCACCAACATCGGCATCGTCCTGCCCGAGCCCGGGTACCTCGAGGGCGTGCGGGCGCTGACCCGCCAGTACGACGCGCTGCTCATCATCGACGAGACGCACACCTTCTCGGCCGGGCCGGGCGGCATGACGCAGGCCTACAACCTCGAGCCCGATCTCGTGGTCATCGGCAAGTCGATCGGCGGGGGCATCCCGACCGGGGCCTATGGGCTGTCGGCCGAGTTCGCCGAGCGCGCGCTCGCCCGCACCGACCTCGACCTCGTCGACATGGGCGGCGTCGGCGGCACGCTCGCGGGCAACCCGCTCTCGGTCGCCGCCATGCGCGCGACGCTGGAGCACGTGCTCACCGACGAGGCCTTCGCGCACATGATCGACACGGCCACGTACTTCACTGATGGCGTCAACGAGTTGTTCGACCGCTACGACCTGCCGTGGGCGATCAACCAGCTCGGCGCGCGGGCCGAGTACCGTTTCGCGCGGCCGTACCCGATCAACGGCACGCTCGCGGCCGAGGCGGCCGACGGCGAGCTCGAGGACTTCCTGCACCTCTTCCTCGTGAACCGCGGCATCATGCTCACGCCGTTCCACAACATGGCGCTCATGGCGCCCATGACGAGCCGGGCCGACGTGGATGCCCACCACGAAGTGTTCGAGGCCGCGATCCGCGACCTGCTCGACGTCTAG
- a CDS encoding MarR family winged helix-turn-helix transcriptional regulator, whose protein sequence is MTARDEVDRIVEAWRRERPELDVEPLQVLSRVSRLARHLDLARKQAFAASDLESWEFDVLSALRRAGKPYELSPKALLLQTLVSSGTMTNRIDRLATRGLVERRTDPNDGRSIRVRMTDDGRVRVDRAIDQLMVSEAALLQRLSRGDQEKLAGLLRTLSADFDDDV, encoded by the coding sequence ATGACCGCCCGCGACGAAGTCGACCGCATCGTCGAGGCGTGGCGCCGTGAGCGGCCCGAGCTCGATGTGGAGCCGCTGCAGGTGCTCTCGCGCGTCAGCCGGCTGGCGCGGCACCTCGACCTGGCGCGCAAGCAGGCCTTCGCGGCGAGCGACCTCGAGTCGTGGGAGTTCGACGTGCTCTCGGCTCTGCGGCGTGCCGGGAAACCGTACGAGTTGAGCCCCAAAGCACTGCTTCTGCAGACACTCGTGTCGAGCGGCACCATGACGAACCGCATCGACCGGCTCGCAACGCGCGGGCTCGTGGAACGCCGCACCGACCCGAACGATGGGCGCAGCATCCGGGTGCGCATGACCGACGACGGCCGCGTGCGGGTCGACCGCGCGATCGACCAGCTCATGGTGAGCGAGGCGGCCCTGCTGCAGCGCCTGAGCCGCGGCGATCAAGAGAAGCTCGCCGGGCTGCTGCGCACGCTCAGCGCCGACTTCGACGACGACGTTTAG
- the gndA gene encoding NADP-dependent phosphogluconate dehydrogenase: MTTTPSPTPGAANIGVVGLAVMGSNLARNLASREGNTVAVFNRSYEKTETLVTEHPEAGFIATTDYAEFAASLQKPRTAIIMVQAGRGTDAVIDALTEVFEPGDIIVDGGNALFTDTIRREAAVRATGINFVGAGISGGEEGALNGPSIMPGGSAEAWATLKPILESIAAVAEGEPCVTHVGTDGAGHFVKMIHNGIEYVDMQLIAEAYDLLRRVGGLEPAEIAEVFAEWNTGELESYLIEITAEVLRQVDATTGRPLVDVILDQAGAKGTGAWTVQTALDLGVPVSGIAEAVFARSLSSKPAQRAAAASLPGSTQEWQVADRAAFVEDVRRALYASKIIAYSQGFDAIVAGAEQYNWDIKKGDIAKIWRAGCIIRARFLNRITEAYAADPALVALVTAPYFAEAVAGALPSWRRIVAGAALAGIPTPAFASSLSYYDGLRADRLPAALVQGQRDFFGAHTYKRVDKEGTFHTLWSGDRTEISATDAH, encoded by the coding sequence ATGACCACCACGCCTTCCCCCACCCCGGGTGCCGCCAACATCGGGGTCGTCGGCCTCGCCGTCATGGGTTCGAATCTCGCCCGCAACCTCGCCAGCCGCGAGGGCAACACCGTCGCGGTCTTCAACCGCTCCTACGAGAAGACCGAGACGCTCGTGACCGAGCACCCCGAGGCAGGCTTCATCGCCACCACGGACTACGCCGAGTTCGCAGCCTCGCTGCAGAAGCCCCGCACGGCGATCATCATGGTGCAGGCCGGCCGCGGCACCGACGCCGTCATCGACGCGCTCACCGAGGTCTTCGAGCCGGGCGACATCATCGTCGACGGCGGCAACGCGCTCTTCACCGACACCATCCGCCGCGAGGCCGCCGTGCGCGCCACGGGCATCAACTTCGTCGGCGCCGGCATCTCGGGCGGCGAGGAGGGCGCGCTCAACGGCCCCTCGATCATGCCCGGCGGCTCGGCCGAGGCCTGGGCCACCCTCAAGCCGATCCTCGAGTCGATCGCGGCCGTCGCCGAGGGCGAGCCCTGCGTCACGCACGTCGGCACCGATGGCGCTGGCCACTTCGTCAAGATGATCCACAACGGCATCGAGTACGTCGACATGCAGCTCATCGCCGAGGCCTACGACCTGCTGCGCCGCGTCGGCGGCCTCGAGCCCGCCGAGATCGCCGAGGTCTTCGCCGAGTGGAACACCGGCGAGCTCGAGAGCTACCTCATCGAGATCACCGCCGAGGTGCTGCGCCAGGTGGATGCGACGACCGGCAGGCCGCTCGTCGACGTCATCCTCGACCAGGCCGGCGCCAAGGGCACCGGCGCGTGGACGGTGCAGACCGCGCTCGACCTCGGGGTTCCCGTGTCGGGCATCGCCGAAGCCGTGTTCGCCCGCTCGCTGTCGTCGAAGCCCGCGCAGCGCGCCGCCGCCGCCTCGCTGCCCGGCAGCACGCAGGAGTGGCAGGTCGCCGACCGCGCTGCGTTCGTGGAGGACGTGCGCCGCGCGCTCTACGCCTCGAAGATCATCGCCTACAGCCAGGGCTTCGACGCGATCGTCGCCGGGGCAGAGCAGTACAACTGGGATATCAAGAAGGGCGACATCGCCAAGATCTGGCGAGCCGGCTGCATCATCCGCGCGCGCTTCCTCAACCGCATCACCGAGGCGTACGCGGCCGACCCCGCGCTCGTCGCGCTCGTGACGGCGCCGTACTTCGCCGAGGCCGTCGCCGGCGCCCTGCCCTCGTGGCGCCGCATCGTCGCGGGCGCGGCGCTCGCGGGCATTCCGACCCCCGCCTTCGCGTCGTCGCTCTCCTACTACGACGGCCTGCGCGCCGACCGCCTGCCGGCGGCGCTCGTGCAGGGGCAGCGCGACTTCTTCGGCGCGCACACCTACAAGCGCGTCGACAAGGAGGGCACGTTCCACACCCTCTGGAGCGGCGACCGCACGGAGATCAGCGCTACCGACGCGCACTAA